The proteins below are encoded in one region of Triticum aestivum cultivar Chinese Spring chromosome 1B, IWGSC CS RefSeq v2.1, whole genome shotgun sequence:
- the LOC123111455 gene encoding general transcription and DNA repair factor IIH helicase subunit XPD, giving the protein MKFDLEGLTVHFPYAAIYPEQHAYMGELKRALDARGHALLEMPTGTGKTAALISLITSYSLANPSRPLRLLYCTRTVHEMEKTLAELRLLFSHLPPAASRSLLALGLSSRKNLCVHPQASASAARDSVDTACRRLTASWVRDKAASDPESTPLCEFFESFDRAAAAGDLASFMPPGVYTLADLRSLGRERRICPYFLARQMVKYANVVVYSYQYLLDPKVASIVSREMQKECVVVFDEAHNIDNVCIEALSVSVRKQTLEGAERNLRRISQEIDRFKATDANRLRAEYNRLVDGLAQRGNLPISDAWLANPSLPDDILKEAVPGNIRKAEHFLAVLKRLVKFLDGRLETENVENEMPVSFVASIHSQAGIDQRMLRFCYDRLHSLLLTLEITDTDEFMHIQTICDFATLIGTYSRGFSIIIEPYDDRMPEVRDPVIQLSCHDASLAIQPVFDRFQTVVITSGTLSPIDLYPRLLNFNPVISRSFTMSLTRDCICPMVLTRGSDQLPVSTKFDMRSDPGVVRNYGRLLLEMASSVPDGIVCFFVSYSYMDGIVNSWNEMGILQDIMQHKLVFIETPDVVETTLALDNYRKACDCGRGAVFFSVARGKVAEGIDFDRHYGRLVIMFGVPFQYTLSKILRARLEYLRETFQIKEGDFLTFDALRQAAQCVGRVIRSKADYGMMIFADKRYSRHDKRSKLPGWILSHLHDAHLNLSTDMALHTAREFLRRMAQPYDKAGSGGKKTLLTEEDLQDMARDAMEM; this is encoded by the exons ATGAAGTTCGATCTTGAAGGCCTGACGGTGCACTTCCCGTACGCGGCGATCTACCCGGAGCAGCACGCGTACATGGGCGAGCTCAAGCGAGCCCTggacgcgcgcggccacgcgctgCTGGAGATGCCGACGGGCACCGGCAAGACGGCGGCTCTCATCTCCCTCATCACCTCCTACTCCCTCGCCAACCCCTCCCGCCCGCTCCGGCTCCTCTACTGCACCCGCACCGTCCACGAGATGGAGAAGACCCTAGCCGAGCTCCGCCTCCTCTTCTCCCACCTCCCGCCCGCCGCCTCGCGCTCCCTCCTCGCGCTCGGTCTCTCCTCCCGCAAGAACCTCTGCGTCCACCCCcaggcctccgcctccgccgcccgcgaTTCCGTCGACACAGCCTGCCGCCGCCTCACCGCGTCCTGGGTCCGCGACAAGGCCGCCTCCGACCCGGAGTCCACCCCTCTCTGCGAATTCTTCGAGTCATTCGACCGGGCCGcggccgccggcgacctcgcctctTTCATGCCCCCTGGGGTCTACACTCTTGCCGACCTCCGTTCGCTCGGCCGTGAGCGCCGGATATGCCCCTACTTCCTCGCCAGGCAGATGGTAAAATACGCCAATGTGGTGGTCTACAGCTACCAGTACCTGCTTGACCCCAAGGTGGCCAGCATTGTGTCCCGGGAGATGCAGaaggaatgcgtggttgtgtttgATGAAGCGCACAACATCGATAATGTCTGCATTGAGGCGCTGAGCGTCAGCGTCCGCAAGCAGACACTGGAAGGTGCCGAGCGAAACCTGCGGCGCATCTCGCAAGAGATCGATAG GTTCAAGGCCACCGATGCCAATAGGCTTCGTGCTGAATACAATAGACTGGTGGATGGATTGGCACAGAGGGGAAATCTGCCAA TATCCGATGCCTGGCTTGCAAATCCATCCTTGCCTGATGACATTTTGAAGGAGGCTGTACCTGGAAATATCAGGAAGGCTGAACATTTTCTTGCTGTCTTGAAGAGACTTGTGAAATTCTTAGATGGACGGCTTGAAACAGAGAATGTTGAAAATGAAATGCCTGTTTCCTTTGTTGCTTCAATCCATTCCCAGGCTGGAATTGACCAGAGAATGCTGAGGTTTTGTTATGACCGCTTACATTCACTATTGCTTACATTGGAGATAACCGACACGGATGAATTCATGCACATCCAGACCATTTGTGACTTTGCCACATTGATTGGAACTTATTCGCGGGGTTTTTCTATAATAATAGAACCCTATGATGATAGAATGCCTGAAGTTCGTGATCCCGTGATTCAG CTTAGTTGCCATGACGCTTCACTCGCAATACAGCCTGTTTTCGATCGTTTCCAAACTGTGGTCATCACTTCGGGAACTCTCAGCCCAATTGATCTGTACCCTCGACTTTTGAATTTTAATCCTGTTATAAGCAGGAGCTTCACAATGTCCCTAACAAGGGATTGTATATGTCCCATGGTGTTGACACGAGGAAG TGATCAGCTACCTGTGAGCACAAAGTTCGACATGCGCAGTGATCCTGGTGTTGTGAGGAATTATGGCCGCCTCTTGCTAGAAATGGCTtcttctgttcctgatggcatcgTCTGTTTCTTTGTCAGTTACAGCTATATGGATGGCATTGTCAACAGCTGGAATGAAATGGGTATTTTACAG GACATCATGCAGCACAAGTTGGTATTCATTGAAACACCAGATGTTGTTGAAACAACATTGGCCCTTGACAATTACAGAAAAGCATGTGATTGTGGAAGAGGTGCTGTCTTCTTCTCAGTTGCCAG GGGCAAAGTTGCTGAAGGTATTGATTTTGATCGACACTATGGCAGACTTGTGATCATGTTTGGTGTTCCCTTCCAGTACACACTTAGCAA GATATTGCGTGCTAGGTTGGAGTACCTAAGAGAAACTTTTCAGATAAAGGAGGGTGACTTTCTGACATTTGACGCATTG AGGCAAGCTGCTCAATGTGTTGGCCGTGTGATTCGTTCTAAGGCAGATTATGGAATGATGATATTTGCTGACAAGAG ATACAGTCGGCATGATAAACGGTCCAAACTGCCAGGATGGATACTGTCACACTTGCACGATGCGCACCTGAACCTGAGCACCGATATGGCTCTCCATACAGCCCGTGAG TTCCTCCGGAGGATGGCGCAGCCATACGACAAGGCTGGGAGCGGAGGGAAGAAGACACTGTTGACGGAGGAGGACCTGCAGGACATGGCTCGGGACGCCATGGAGATGTGA